The Falco cherrug isolate bFalChe1 chromosome 6, bFalChe1.pri, whole genome shotgun sequence genome window below encodes:
- the TMEM200A gene encoding transmembrane protein 200A: protein MIATGGVITGLAALKRQDSARSQQHVNLATAPASEEKKPVRRRPRADVVIVRGKIRLYSPSGFFLVLGVLIAFFGIAMAILGYWPQKEQLLGAEDNLSVNETQVLRSQGSILLRFFEQHVHSDKMKMLGPFTMGIGIFIFICANAVLHENRDKETKIIHMRDIYSTVIDIHTLRIKEQKQLSGAYTGLLGEGELRHSGSSCASRLAANTVATFSGFKGNFRMDSSAEEDEITLNEDRTTGSLLPPLLTEQSGSVFGIYPPSSKASDDKNPGSIKCETKSIVSSSISAFTLPVIKLNNCVIDEPSIDNITEDSEITRSRSRNLSMDSLAIPLTDTNESCRPAAAMLPRHNSFVDTPSDQFKSSMTLGPSTGKLLSPGAARKQFGSNTSLHLLSSHSKSLDLDRGPSTLTVQAEQRKHPSWPRLDRSNSKGYMKLENKEDPMDRLLVPQAAVKKDFTNKEKLLMISRSHNNLSFEHDEFLSNNLKRGTSETRF from the coding sequence ATGATAGCAACCGGAGGAGTCATAACAGGACTGGCTGCCTTAAAAAGGCAAGACTCTGCCAGATCTCAGCAACATGTAAATCTTGCCACAGCACCAGCTTCTGAGGAGAAGAAACCAGTTAGACGCCGGCCCAGGGCAGATGTAGTAATTGTTAGGGGCAAAATCCGTCTATATTCTCCATCGGGATTCTTCCTTGTTTTGGGAGTGCTAATAGCATTCTTTGGGATTGCAATGGCCATTCTTGGATATTGGCCCCAAAAGGAACAGCTTTTAGGAGCTGAAGATAATCTATCTGTAAATGAAACCCAGGTCCTGAGAAGCCAAGGAAGCATTTTACTTCGTTTCTTTGAACAACATGTGCACTCGGATAAGATGAAAATGCTGGGCCCTTTTACTATGGGCATTGgaatcttcatttttatttgtgcaaATGCCGTTCTGCATGAAAACCGTgataaggaaacaaaaatcataCACATGAGAGACATATATTCCACTGTAATAGACATCCACACCCTGAGGATCAAGGAACAAAAGCAGCTGAGTGGTGCCTACACTGGCTTGTTGGGGGAAGGAGAACTCCGGCACAGTGGGAGCTCGTGTGCATCACGGCTGGCTGCGAACACAGTTGCAACATTCTCTGGCTTCAAGGGTAATTTTAGAATGGATAGTTCTGCTGAAGAGGATGAGATTACCCTAAACGAAGACAGGACCACTGGTAGCCTCCTGCCACCTCTGCTGACTGAGCAATCTGGCTCAGTTTTTGGAATTTACCCTCCCTCCAGCAAGGCTTCAGATGACAAGAACCCTGGCTCTATAAAGTGTGAAACAAAATCCATTGTATCATCTTCTATTAGTGCTTTCACACTGCCAGTAATTAAACTGAATAACTGTGTTATTGATGAGCCCAGTATAGACAACATAACTGAGGACTCGGAGATCACTCGGAGTCGGTCTAGAAATCTGTCGATGGATTCTCTGGCCATTCCATTAACTGATACCAATGAATCCTGCAGACcagctgctgccatgctgcCACGACACAATTCATTTGTGGACACTCCATCTGATCAGTTCAAATCTTCTATGACTCTTGGGCCAAGCACAGGAAAGCTTTTATCCCCTGGCGCTGCCAGGAAACAGTTCGGGTCCAACACATCTCTGCATCTTCTGTCTTCACATTCGAAGTCCCTGGACTTGGACAGGGGTCCATCTACACTCACTGTCCAAGCTGAACAAAGGAAACACCCCAGCTGGCCCAGACTGGATCGGAGCAACAGTAAAGGATATATGAAACTAGAAAACAAAGAGGACCCAATGGATAGGTTACTTGTGCCACAAGCAGCAGTCAAGAAAGACTTTACTAATAAGGAAAAGCTTCTTATGATATCAAGATCTCATAATAATTTGAGTTTTGAACATGACGAGTTTTTGAGTAACAACCTGAAGCGAGGAACTTCTGAAACaaggttttaa